In Drosophila simulans strain w501 chromosome 3R, Prin_Dsim_3.1, whole genome shotgun sequence, a single window of DNA contains:
- the LOC6728066 gene encoding protein kibra: protein MPNLQQTASQSQHHLHPHHLRPQQQQQQQQHHHQQQRQQQQHTHHQQQQQHHSDFPLPDGWDIAKDFDGKTYYIDHINKKTTWLDPRDCYTKPQTFEDCVGDELPMGWEESYDPNIGPYYINHLAQSTQLEDPRQEWKSVQEQMLSDYLSAAQDQLENKREMFDVKQQRLLWAQEEYNHLKLAASRSSLCSSSSSMSRHDPELLRADLMLARERVHQLKQELTHITNDISYTERGMNTLYSVGEKINARENGCYDIAEVQAIHEEMLKVHKSLVSGEKVREELMRSLVQIKNELGRQQISEENSDLASPFDRVCVASQTDLCGSSGDNLNEGARFAEMAKTTLQYAEWRKHIKKLQQQLADHVERIEPGQLESDKDRILLIQEKEKLLNDLNSISLKSRSEEEKRVIHQTRHKLEEDLKEAYEANNTCVANRLRFHEEKQLLLDKLQEALKSTKLLEERLKTFSSESTFSISSGSSLGSLSTASSKSALSFTDIYIDPFAVDSPIDVVDLRRRSQRLFQQHQQQRLHPVHPVLQQQQSAEVTLSPRSSLSMETPPASPMKYNAGADQTPQALKEEPTYANALHAPPAYTAPPPVPISGVRARPYDLDSTVLDCMMLEAKLQKLNMGTPLNLAVAPLSPISEKPSLLDLPQEMLSRSSSTSNTRSVSAAVSNESVAGDSGVFEASRAHLPRKELAQVQIGLKYLKQEGVLVVSLERANNLLALWTASADNSQVYLRAALLPNSLTSIRTKALGDFQKPVFNDTFAVPITLDKLLTKSLQVTVVTMTGQKEEIIGTVQISMAEFNPEDSTLKWYNVLSSKFIPSFESLDIPSTSAAAAAAAVAASNAPNPGNNREESSDESTITSSQTSTLTRNQAPCMELQEQIAAELMGLGPLNEPECSDDDDDDEEEELDDKQLVSDVGLMNSSSMLHAYLQNMKQEFADKETNTDRAYLPEKSRGQSQLMDDRPVKRSQTFTPSAAVSKNRYNCRLNRSDSDSAMHCGVAPHTFQRGAAERRSLRYLSKAPKSVTKLHHTHIPRTSLDLELDLQAQHSKLYFLNDQIAKLQNLKEVLQKACDNKDPLVAAWAIENEEFQRLVARADPAKCPEERQLQKLLMKTAKEIHKLRKTKVPKGCPDLVSFKEKITFFTRKGLSVPELPSEFTLPEANPIEEEEEEEDEDEFYNSPETAIAINTALVASSNRNKNLSEHLHRATSGAVPKIPAPVVTPAVTPAAAPAATPAATPAATSAATPAATPVVSPAAQPDAKAADAPIPVASNDAEQQRFDYVVDRNYGVEV, encoded by the exons CTACACAAAGCCGCAGACCTTCGAGGATTGTGTGGGCGATGAGCTGCCAATGGGCTGGGAGGAATCCTACGATCCGAACATCGGACCCTACTACATTAATCACCTGGCGCAGAGCACCCAGCTGGAGGATCCGCGGCAGGAATGGAAGTCTGTCCAGGAGCAGATGCTCAGTGACTATCTGTCCGCGGCGCAGGATCAGTTGGAGAACAAGCGCGAGATGTTCGACGTTAAGCAGCAGCGACTGCTTTGGGCCCAGGAGGAGTACAATCATCTGAAACTGGCAGCCAGTCGAAGCAGTC TGTGCTCTTCCTCCAGTTCGATGAGTCGCCACGATCCGGAACTACTAAGAGCCGATCTGATGTTGGCGCGTGAGCGAGTCCACCAGCTGAAGCAGGAGCTAACCCACATTACCAATGATATATCCTACACGGAACGCGGCATGAACACGCTGTATTCGGTGGGCGAAAAGATCAATGCTCGGGAAAATGGATGCTACGACATTGCCGAGGTTCAGGCGATTCACGAGGAGATGCTCAAGGTGCACAAGTCGTTGGTTTCCGGGGAAAAGGTGCGCGAGGAGTTGATGCGCAGTCTGGTGCAGATCAAGAACGAGCTGGGTCGCCAGCAGATCAGCGAGGAGAACTCGGACCTAGCCTCGCCCTTCGATCGGGTGTGCGTGGCCAGTCAAACGGATCTGTGCGGATCGTCAGGGGATAACCTAAACGAAGGAGCCCGTTTCGCGGAAATGGCCAAGACCACGTTGCAGTACGCCGAGTGGCGCAAGCACATcaagaagctgcagcagcagctggccgaTCATGTGGAGCGCATTGAGCCCGGTCAACTGGAGTCGGACAAGGATCGCATTCTGCTCATtcaggagaaggagaagctgCTGAACGATCTGAACAGCATATCGCTGAAGTCCCGTAGCGAGGAGGAGAAGCGGGTCATCCACCAGACGCGCCACAAACTAGAGGAGGACCTCAAGGAGGCCTACGAAGCGAACAACACATGCGTGGCCAATCGGCTGCGCTTCCACGAAGAGAAGCAGCTACTACTGGACAAACTGCAAGAGGCCCTGAAGTCCACCAAGTTGCTGGAGGAGCGTCTCAAGACCTTCTCCTCCGAGAGCACCTTCTCCATTAGCAGTGGCAGCAGTCTGGGCTCCTTGTCCACGGCCAGCAGTAAGAGTGCCTTGAGTTTCACCGACATATACATCGATCCCTTTGCGGTGGACTCGCCCATTGATGTTGTGGATCTGAGACGTCGCTCGCAGAGATTGttccagcagcaccagcaacagcgTCTGCATCCCGTGCATCCCGtcctgcagcaacagcaatccGCGGAGGTAACGCTATCGCCTAGAAGCAGCCTATCCATGGAAACGCCGCCCGCATCGCCGATGAAGTACAATGCGGGAGCGGACCAGACGCCACAGGCCCTCAAAGAGGAGCCCACCTATGCCAATGCTCTGCACGCACCTCCTGCCTACACAGCTCCGCCCCCAGTTCCGATTTCCGGAGTAAGAGCACGACCCTACGATCTGGACTCCACTGTGCTGGACTGCATGATGCTGGAGGCCAAGCTGCAGAAGCTGAACATGGGTACACCGCTCAACCTCGCTGTTGCTCCCCTATCGCCCATTTCGGAGAAGCCCTCGTTGCTTGATCTACCGCAGGAGATGCTCAGCCGATCGTCCTCCACATCCAATACGCGATCCGTTTCGGCGGCGGTCAGCAATGAATCCGTTGCCGGCGATTCTGGCGTCTTCGAGGCGTCGCGTGCCCATCTGCCTCGAAAGGAGCTGGCACAAGTCCAGATTGGACTGAAGTATCTGAAACAGGAAGGAGTACTCGTCGTCTCCCTGGAGCGGGCCAACAATCTTCTGGCCCTGTGGACTGCCTCGGCGGACAACTCACAGGT TTATCTCCGTGCTGCGTTGCTGCCGAATTCACTGACCTCCATAAGGACCAAGGCACTGGGCGATTTTCAGAAGCCTGTTTTTAATGATACATTCGCCGTGCCCATCACGCTGGACAAGCTGTTGACCAAGAGCCTGCAGGTGACTGTGGTCACCATGACTGGACAAAAGGAGGAGATTATT gGCACCGTGCAAATCAGCATGGCCGAGTTCAACCCGGAAGATTCCACATTGAAGTGGTACAACGTGCTGAGCTCCAAATTCATTCCGAGCTTTGAGTCTCTGGACATTCCCTCCACCAgcgcagctgcagcggcagcggccgTTGCCGCCAGCAATGCACCAAACCCTGGCAACAACCGGGAGGAGTCGTCGGATGAGTCCACCATTACATCCTCCCAGACATCCACACTGACCAGAAACCAAGCAccctgcatggagctgcagGAACAAATCGCCGCCGAGTTAATGGGGCTGGGACCGCTAAACGAACCGGAGTgcagcgacgacgacgatgatgatgaagaggAGGAGTTGGATGACAAGCAATTGGTCAGCGATGTTGGCCTAATGAACT CAAGCAGCATGCTGCATGCGTACCTACAGAACATGAAGCAGGAATTCGCCGACAAGGAGACGAACACTGACCGCGCCTATTTGCCGGAAAAATCCCGTGGCCAGTCCCAGCTGATGGACGACAGGCCCGTGAAGCGATCCCAGACCTTCACGCCATCCGCAGCGGTTAGCAAGAATCGCTACAACTGCCGCCTCAATCGTAGTGACTCCGACTCCGCGATGCACTGCGGCGTGGCGCCCCACACCTTCCAGCGCGGCGCTGCCGAGCGACGATCCCTGCGATATCTCTCCAAGGCGCCCAAGTCAGTCACAA AACTGCATCATACTCACATACCCCGCACAAGTTTGGACTTGGAGCTGGATCTGCAGGCCCAGCATAGCAAACTCTACTTCCTCAATGATCAAATCGCCAAGCTGCAGAACCTCAAAGAAGT TTTGCAGAAGGCCTGCGACAACAAGGATCCCTTGGTGGCCGCCTGGGCTATTGAGAACGAGGAGTTCCAACGCCTGGTGGCCCGTGCCGATCCTGCGAAATGCCCCGAGGAGCGCCAACTGCAGAAGTTACTTATGAAGACCGCCAAAGAGATCCACAAGCTGCGGAAGACAAAGGTGCCCAAAGGTTGTCCTGATTTGGTGTCGTTCAA GGAGAAGATCACTTTCTTCACACGCAAGGGCCTGTCGGTGCCCGAGTTGCCCAGTGAATTTACCTTGCCGGAAGCTAATCCCatcgaagaagaagaggaggaagaggatgaggatgagttCTACAATTCACCTGAGACGGCAATTGCCATCAACACGGCGCTGGTGGCTAGCAGCAACCGCAATAAGAATCTCAGTGAGCACCTTCATAGAGCCACCAGCGGGGCAGTGCCTAAGATACCAGCACCAGTTGTAACTCCAGCTGTTACTCCTGCTGCCGCTCCTGCTGCCACTCCTGCTGCTACTCCTGCTGCCACTTCTGCTGCTACTCCTGCCGCCACTCCCGTAGTATCCCCTGCTGCCCAACCTGATGCCAAAGCAGCAGACGCTCCAATTCCAGTTGCATCTAACGATGCCGAGCAACAGCGCTTCGACTATGTGGTGGATCGCAACTACGGCGTGGAGGTGTAG